A genomic window from Punica granatum isolate Tunisia-2019 chromosome 2, ASM765513v2, whole genome shotgun sequence includes:
- the LOC116194692 gene encoding probable magnesium transporter NIPA2 produces MGMSADNVHGLVLALSSSVFIGSSFIVKKKGLKKAGATGTRAGSGGYSYLYEPWWWAGMTTMIVGEIANFAAYAYAPAILVTPLGALSIIFSAVLAHFILEEKLHVFGALGCVLCVVGSTSIVLHAPKEKDIESVKQVWRLATQPGFIVYTCVVAIVVLILIFRYVPRYGHSHMMVYIGICSLMGSLTVMSVKAVGIALKLTFSGMNQFIYFQTWIFTVIVVLFSLTQVNYLNKALDTFNTAVISPVYYVMFTSFTILASMIMFKDWDSQNASQIVTELCGFITILSGTFLLHKTKDMGDESPIDASVFSFSKSPSPNPKVTPSPNS; encoded by the exons ATGGGTATGTCAGCTGATAATGTGCATGGACTTGTCTTGGCCCTTTCTTCAAGCGTGTTCATCGGTTCGAGCTTCATTGTCAAGAAGAAAGGATTAAAGAAAGCCGGTGCAACCGGAACTAGAGCAG GTTCAGGAGGGTATTCTTATTTGTACGAACCATGGTGGTGGGCCGGAATGACAACCA TGATTGTCGGGGAGATAGCAAATTTTGCAGCTTATGCCTATGCTCCGGCAATTCTTGTAACTCCTCTGGGAGCACTTAGCATCATTTTCAG TGCAGTGTTAGCACATTTTATCCTCGAGGAGAAATTGCATGTATTTGGAGCACTTGGATGTGTCCTATGTGTGGTGGGATCTACGAGTATTGTCTTACATGCACCAAAAGAGAAAGACATTGAATCAGTCAAGCAAGTTTGGCGCCTAGCTACACAACCAG GTTTCATCGTATACACTTGTGTAGTAGCTATAGTGGTTCTTATTCTAATTTTTCGCTATGTGCCACGCTATGGACACAGTCATATGATGGTGTACATTGGAATCTGCTCTCTTATGGGCTCTTTAACG GTGATGAGTGTCAAAGCAGTGGGAATTGCTCTAAAGCTAACATTTTCTGGAATGAACCAATTTATCTATTTCCAAACATGGATTTTTACAGTTATTGTGGTCCTATTTAGCCTTACCCAAGTAAACTACTTGAACAAG GCTCTGGACACTTTTAATACTGCTGTCATATCTCCAGTATACTACGTGATGTTTACATCGTTCACTATCCTTGCTAGCATGATTATGTTTAAG GATTGGGATTCGCAAAATGCTTCTCAAATTGTGACCGAGTTATGCGGTTTCATCACTATTTTATCGGGAACATTTCTTCTGCACAAGACAAAGGACATGGGAGACGAATCACCCATTGATGCCAGCGTATTTTCTTTCTCAAAATCACCAAGTCCAAACCCAAAAGTGACCCCAAGTCCCAATAGCTAA